DNA sequence from the Pichia kudriavzevii chromosome 4, complete sequence genome:
GTATCCATAATATGAACCAGTTGAGGGAAATAAGCAGAATTGGCGAAGGTAGAGATGGTAATGCagaattcaaaaagtttATAAATCAGGAGTTGCTGAAAAGAGGTGGATCGGATAGTTTAGTCAAGACTGAACCGCGTTCAAATAGCAAAAGGTTGAAGTACAACGGAAAAGATTAATAGTTCAACAATATGAGATTCCGTATGAGCATCACACTTTCAAGATGGATGGAGAACACCTTGGGTAGTAAGTGTATAACATGCACAAAtgtgtatgtatatatatgtatacatatatctatgtatacatatatCTATGTagatttatttatttatgtGTTAATACTAATATGCGCGTGGGCCTTTGTTATTGCTCTTCCGTACATCATACCTGTCTATATACTAAAGAATAGATTCAGAATATGCAATATAAAGTAGCGAGAATGGATGGTCAACACAAGTGCGAAGGAGCAACTAAGGGAAAAGGCGTAGCAAAGCTAAAGGCAGATCTCCTTTAGACAATATGATCTGCAATGGGACACACGCATATTCGCTCATAGAGTAGCTATTTTAGTTTATCGTATTTCCAAGGCACTTTCCAGCATGGAAATGAGGGTAGAGGAGTCACTCCACATTGGCAACAATAACATCCCACAAGGGCTCTATTACAATCCCTTGTAagctttttattttttatcgTTAGCCAGGCCCTTCAAATAAACGGTTCTCACCTAGAAACTTTAATATCTCCATTGGACACTGTAAACGTGTAAAAACACACCCTGTTTTACGAGGAATATTTGCATTCCCCTGGCGAGtagaaaaagaatttctccaatataATCGATTACATCGGGTAATATGGTAATATCGTCCTAGACGCATTAGCTGGAGAGTCACTTGTGTTTGGAACTGCCGGCTCTTGTTTCACCCATAACAGGCAATCATGACGCAAAGACGCAAACCAACATTGTTTCTGGAACAATCCCTGATATTCCGTATCCAATTCGGTGCTCGATTTGCGAGCCGTTTTGTCCATGAAAATTTTGTGCTACATGAGACAAATAAGcgttttattttttatggGGCACTAACGAAAACAATGGACAACTGCATGTCTTTAGCAAGCAATGTTCAAGGTATAAGGAAGACAGGTTGTGTGCAACTTTGCCCCACTGTTCTGCAACTTATTGTGACAATGTTTAGCGAGAATCCGCCTGCACGCCAGAGTTGCAGTTTCGGGTAATTCCAAGACAATCTTTTCCGTGTCCCCCAATAGTGGCCGGCACTGTATGTTATGGCACTCGCACACAACGTGTTCTCCACAGGGAATGCCCGGCCAGGCTTTGGATTATGCAGAATGGTCTTTCCCACCAAATCCACTGACGTCTTCTATGCAAAACACACGGTGTGTCCCTGAGTCCTGAAAATTTGTGCGCATGTCCGCACGCTGGCGCCGCCTCTCTCTCCGAGACGCACAGAATTCTGCATATCTATAGGTGTGCAGCCCTAACAAAGTGTTTCTCGTGATATTACTTGGCGGTAGGCGCTATCCTCCAGTTTGAAACGAGGTATAAAAACCTAATTTACTGTTGGATGTCTATTGAATTACACACGTTGCATTACAGTAAATCACGCTATGAAAGGTCAAATCCGGCATTGCTAGTGATGGCATAAAGAAGTTTCCTTCGTAGTTGGTCTTTGTCTTTATAATTGGGGAGTTTCAAGAGGTTCACACAAGTAGATGCTGTTGGAAGCCTATTGGTGTCTGCACCGGCATTGAATATCCCAAAATGTGGATCAAGCTCTTTGAAGCCTAATAACGGTTGTTTCGAGGAGGAGGTGACgtatttgataaatttggaTCGGTTTTCATGATTAAACTCGTGCAATATCTCAAACAAATCCTTGATTGTTTGGTCTTCTTCTGTGTAACCCCCTCCGTAAACAACATTCCTTCTCAAATCTTCAATGtcgatttcatcatcaccagATATTAGGGTTTGTAGTTCTATGGGGTTGAATAAGAGTAGCCAATGAGGTCTTATTACTTGGAATAGTCCATCCACAAACGACTTCATCTCGAGTTTGTTTTGCTTAGATAGTTTGAAGCTTGCTAACATTCTAGCAAATTGCATTTTGTTGCCATTCGTCACTTCAACTACTGATCCATCTTTATTTCTCAATAAGGGAATACTAACATGATAGTTTTTCCCATTAATATCATAAAACTCGTCGTCAACTGAAAATTGGATACCCATACTTTTGAACTTGGATTCCTCTGTTTGTTTTAGAATATAATTGACACTTTGATATAAAGCTTCGTCAATATTCTTTAACTCATCAAGAGATACAGAATAACCGATAAAATCTACTTTATCACCAACTAAATTTCTGAAATATTGACCTCCCATTTTAGCACATGTAATTAAAAAGAATGATGTAAAGGAAACGTCAAGTAATATATTGCTATACAAACATTTCCCAATAACCATACCCAAGAAATGACACATGTGCAAATATTCTTCGTTACTGCATGCATATGGCACTTTGCTGTGCTGTTCTCTTTCGTAGTATAGTTTGAAATAAAACTCCGGATTGAAATATAAATGGTAATCAGTGCCTATCCTGAAAAACTCTAAACCTCTGTTAGCCTGGCGGTTACTCTCAGAAGGAGTCATTGCGCATGATACAACACTCGTCAAGAGTTCCTTTGTTAGTCCTCCTCCATCAATACCCGCTTCCGCTTCTCCAAAATggttgatgaattgaacTGCAAAAGGCCGTTTGAAGTCTTTTCCCCTGGTTTTCCCATAATACTTGTATGCGTCAAACAAGATATTATCCCTTGAAATAACCCCCTCAATTTTTGTGGGGAACCATGAATTGATGTCATTATCCCTTTTATCATACTCAATAAATGCATGGAAAATCTCTGCTCTTTTCTCAAATGGTATCATGTACGGTGCATATGTGAGTAGGTACAATGAATCAATCACCTTCTTTGGTGGGGAAGATTTAAGAAAACTAAGAAGATGTGGTTCCCTTAGATAATCATTCTCTTCgttattttcttgttcgCCTTCATCATACTCCAACAAGGACTGATGCAATTGATCAATTATTGGAACAATATTGACCACTGAATTAATATCAAGATCAAATTTCGATAATATCCAAAAGCTACCTTTATTGTTATAGCTTTTAGAGTTATAATCGCTTGTGaatttcaactttaagTCTTTCATGTAAAGTCCGTGAAGTAATGTTAGTAGCTTTTTGAAAGACGACAAAAAGAACTTTCtactttgattttcaatcttAACATCTCTATATTTGAGTAGGATTTCACTAACAAACACTTTCAAAAAGTTGGTGTAGGCTAAAAATTGCTCCTTTGAAATCACTaataaactgaaaaaattcTCATTAGTTGAAAAAGTTAGGAGATTAAGTAAATATTCTTGAAATATCAACATAGCATTCCACCATTTATTATATTCCTGAACTTTAATGAACTTTTGCAGCTCTGCAAAATTCAGAAAGTCATTCGCCAATTTGGAAACCGACAATCGGTTGAAGCATTCACTAATTAAAAAACTATTTTTGTCTCTAAGAATCCAGTTCAAGTCAACACGCAATTTGAGAGTATTACTTCTGTCGTTCTTAATTAACGAACTAAAATGCAACAAAGATGAAATATAATCCAAAAGTATATCATTACTAGGTTGAAGACGTTGAAACTTATCAAACTCCGCTGTTTCGTACAATAACTTGAGGGATTCGAAATCACGATTGGGTATAACTAACGTGCTCTTGTAGTCGACAGCCATTTCCTCTTCTGATTGTACCAATATAGGATAGTCCACTAAATCAAGCAAAAATGCAACATTTCGGAAAAAGTACGGATATATTGCTTCTTTACTTATCACCAACTCAGGATATGTGTGAATTGACTCTGACAATCTTACAACTAAAGTAATAGCCGATGTTTGATCAAGTGTTTTAAAACATTGCTCCGAATCaggatttttcaaaatgtaCATGAGAAACTTGTCGTACTCAATATTCCATTTATTCTTCGATGAGTCTGCTAGTGGATCAATAAATTTGTATGTAAGCGTTTCAATCGAGCTGGTATATGGTAAATGTTCAGAAAACTTCATTATGTAATACAAAGCCTGCTTAAGTTCCCCAATGTATGCTTTTAGCAAGCATTTCGCAAATTGTTGAGCTAGTGAGCAGTGAAGTTCAAACTTCggcaatttctcaaaaatcACATCCATCACTTTTAATATACTCAACGATAATACGGGGCTGGAAGATGGATCACCCAGTTTTGTAAATGTCAAAGCTAATGTTTCTATCAGTTTTTCTAAGTCGTGTTCACTTAACCCGCTAACTATGCTTTCAATTATCCTCAGTTGTTCGATTGACCTGTTCTTATCTTGTTCCTTGACCACAtaggggaaaaaaaatacaaatgatCCAATAGAACCATCAGTACCCCACGATTCGGATAATGCTCCTCTGGTTCTCTTTAAATCCAGATATCTTCTGCATGCAGATTGAATGAAAACTGCCGATTGCATTTCCGTCCGTTGTCGTTCTCTCCTTTCACGTTCTAATTGAGCAGTTTTTAGGAATATTGATTTATTCTTAGTCGTTAGAGACCTACCTCCAAGATTTATGTTCCTTTTCCGTCCAGTCGTACCTGTAAAATTGAAGCTCATTGTCtatatttgtatttctaTACGTTTGAAGCTAGAATGTAGAATCTAAAAAATCATAACCTATTTGAAACGGCAGTGAATAATGATCAATATGATTAGATACAACTTCATGTTTCGCTTACGCCACAAGTGAACAATACAACCAGAAAGTGAAAACGTGGCGCATTTTCAAAACGCGTATCAACGTTTTCTTAGAAATCTTTTCAttccaatttcaagatgGAGACACGACTTAATGAGCTGAATTACCGGCCAAGGCAAAGTAGAagctcaaaaaaaaagggaaagaaACCATACAGTTTTTACAATATGGGTACCAAGAGAGAACACGATAATGAGCTGGAGGTTGACATTTATGAACtggaaaattccaaaaagcAGTTGACCCCAGATGTTGCTACTAAGGAAGGATTTATTGTCCCCATCAAGAATCCAGATATTACCACACAAACTATCCACAAGAAGTTGAACAGCAATGAAACAGATGCTGAGCCCTcaacttttgaaaaggagCTTTTGACAATGACTCAAAATGCAACTAATGATCCAAGTACTAGATCACCCATGCAAGTTTGGACAAGACCTGATCTAGAACATAATTTTGATCCAACAACTCATGAAATTATATTCCAGCAACTAGACGCCGAAGAGACAAGTATTTACGTTGACGGTAAGGAGGAGGGTTGTGTCAGATTTTTTGGTATCACTGATACTGGTCATTCTGTGCTATGTAATGTTTTAGGATTCCGTCATTACTTTTATGTGCCTGCACCGCGTGGATTCCCATCAGAATTTCAGGAATTTACGAAGTACTTGCAAAATCAGTATTCTGGTATGATTGAAGATgttaaaattgaaatgaagGAAAGTATATGGGAATACCATGGAGGACAAAAAATCccttttttgaaaattataCTCACTAACCCTAGATTTGCAGGAAAGGTTCGTACAGGTTTTGAGAGGGGTGAAGTTCAATTCCGTGAACTATTCAATCCCACAGGTACAATCTCTTTTGATAATCTACAATATTTGCTAAGGATGATGGTTGATTGTAAAATCACGGGTATGAGTTGGTTATCGTGCCCGGCTAACAGATATACGGTGATTCAACCAAACGAAAAAGTTTCAACATGTCAATTGGAAGTCAGTATAAATTATGAAGATTTAATTAGTCACAAACCGGAGGGCAAGTATTTGTCGATGGCTCCTTTGAGAGTTTTGTCATTTGACATTGAATGTGCAGGTAGAAAAGGTATATTCCCAGAACCTGAGATTGATAGTGTCATTCAAATTGCTAATGTTGTAAGCAAGGTTGGTGATAGCATCCCATTTATTAGAAATGTCTTTACGGTTAAAAGCTGCTCTCCAATTGTTGGGTCAGAGGTCTTTAGTTATGAGGATGAGGGCGAAATGCTGATGAAATGGAGAGACTTCATAGTTAAATGTGATCCTGATGTTATTATTGGCTACAATATTGTCAACTTTGATTTGCCTTATTTGATTAATAGGGCAAAGGCTCTGAAGCTAGACAAGTTCCCATACTTTGGAAGGTTATTCAATTCGAAACAAGAAATTAAGGATTCTGTTTTCAGTTCTAGAGCGTATGGTACAAGAGAATCTAAAGTTATTAATACCGAAGGTAGGATGCAGTTGGATTTATTAcaatttattcaaagagAATTCAAGCTTAGATCATATACACTGAATGCGGTTTCTTCTCATTTCTTGGGTGAGCAAAAGGAGGATGTCCACCATTCTATTATCACAATATTACAAGAAGGTGACTCTGAAACACGAAGAAGATTGGCAGTTTATTGCTTGAAAGATGCTTTTTTGCCACTGAGATTAATGGAAAAATTGATGTGTTTAGTCAACTACACGGAAATGGCTAGAGTTACGGGTGTTCCCTTTTCGTTCTTGTTGAGCAGAGGACAACAGATCAAAGTTATATCACAACTATTTAGAAAATGCCTTGACCTAGATATTGTTATACCAAACATGAAGACAGAAAATGTTAatgaagaatatgaagGTGCAACTGTTATCGAGCCAGTTAGGGGGTATTATGATGTGCCTATTGCAACATTAGATTTTGCATCCTTGTATCCATCTATCATGATGGCACATAACCTATGTTATACAACATTGCTaaataagaaaacaattgaaaGATTGGGCCTCAAGGAAGGTGATGATTATACTAAAACACCAAGTGGTGAgtatttcatcaaaagCCACCATCGTAAAGGGATTTTACCAATTATTCTTGAAGAACTATTGGGGGCAAGAAAACAGGCCAAAAGggatttgaagaatgaaACTGATGAATTCAAAAAGCAAGTTTTGAATGGTAGACAATTGGCTCTAAAAATTTCTGCTAATTCTGTTTATGGGTTTACTGGTGCAAATATTGGTAAATTACCATGTTTACAAATTTCGTCAAGTGTTACGGCATTTGGTAGGGAAATGATTGAAGCCACGAAAAATGCTGTTCAAGAGAAATATAGTATCAAAAATGGATATAAGTATGATGCCAAGGTCATCTATGGTGATACAGATTCTGTTATGGTAAAGTTTGGATTTCCTGATATAGAGACATGTATGAAATTTGGAGAGGAAGCGGCAGAATATGTTTCCAAGTTATTCATTGATCCTATCAAGCTAGAATTTGAGAAGGTGTATTTCCCCTATTTATTGATCAATAAGAAGAGGTATGCCGGATTGTACTGGACCAATCCTAATAAGTTTGATAAAATGGATACAAAGGGTATCGAAACGGTTAGAAGAGATAACTGTAGGTTGGTTCAAAATGTCATCACGAGGGTCCTAGAATTGATACTAGAAGATAgaaatgttgaagaagctgaaGAGTATGTCAAAAGAACCATTGCTGATTTGTTGCAAAATAAGGTAGATTTATCTCAACTTGTTATATCGAAACAGTTGAGTAGGCAAGACTATGCAAACAAACAACCGCATGTCGAATTAGCAGAAAGAATGAGAAAGAGAGATGCAGGTAGTGCACCGAACGTTGGAGATAGAGTGGCGTATGTGATTATCAAAACTGCTGCCGGTGATAAAAATTACGAGAAGTCGGAGGATCCCCTGTACGTCTTAGATCATGGATTGCCTATTGATACCAAGTACTATCTGGATAATCAACTTAGTAAGCCACTAACTAGAATTTTCGAGCCTATTTTAGGAGATAAGAGAACAAGGGAGTTACTACATGGGTCACATACAAGAATCGTCAAGGTTGGAGGAGGTGCAAAGGGTGGAGGgctattgatgaaatttgcaaagaaaTCCAATTCTTGTAAAGGATGCAAGGCCAACATTCCTGACAATGAAACATTGTGCAAGAACTGTAAGAGTCGGAGTGGTGAGATTTACGGTGCAGCGTTGGCCAAAATGAACGTTATGGAAGAGCGATTCAGCAAGCTATGGACTGAATGTCAAAGATGCCAGGGTTCACTCTATCAGGAGGTGCTCTGTGAGAACAAGGACTGTCCAATCTTCTACATGCGGACCAAGGCGCAAAAGGACGTCCTCCATCAAAGTGAGGAACTCCAAAAGTGGGACAGTTCAAGCTGGTAGTAGAAGATCAAAGTGCATCTTTGACTTGTTTCGGATATAGTTTCGGGGATAATGGCGGAAACGAGCCAACAGTTATCTCCGTGGCCCGGTTTCTTcgtttttttcctttttttttctctgtttaCAGGACATGCGGAAATAAGCGCTCGGCACTTTAagtctctcttttttttttccagcccccccccccccgCTTCCATGGCCCCATTTCCTAATTGCTCGCGCGGAAGGTTATGGATGACAAATATAGGACAAGCGAAAAAACGGAAGCTGACCATAATGAGTACAATATTCAGGTCGGTCCGAGAACAAATTCGGATATGGAGGGAATGGATAGAAATGGATTTGAGAGATTGGCAACGCAACGTTAAgtgaaacaaaagaaaagagaagtaCAAAGGAGATAACATTTAACTAGAGAGGAGCGGGAAGAAGCACAAGGGTTAACAATTAGTCATACCATATAGGTTCTGCATTCATATAAATTCATGGGCCCCTCCCACCAGTCTCTGCTTTTCGTGTTTATATAATGTAAGATGTAGAATAATAGTTGGAAATGTAGTACATATCCGTACCTATTATTCAGCAAATACCGCCATACTCGGATATTTGACTTCTCGTTCGATCCAGTGCCGAAATCCAGCATTTTCCACGTTTCTGGAAAAACCCTCATACTGGAAAcacaaatacaaacagCTATCTACCCGAAATCTATATCCGAGATCCCATTTCTAGTTGGATATATATCTCAAGTCTGTTTTCCATCGGTCATATCCTCTTCTATTTGGCTTTCCAACCCTTACTGCTTAAATACTCTCTTCATAACTCTCCTGCTTTTCCAAAACGACGCCCCGAATACCGGTTCTGTCTTCATCATATAGACCAAATATTGGATAATGTTAAGTGTCTATCCGACTATGAGTTATCCCTCTACTAAAATAGCTCAAGCTTATTTGCTCGCAAGTAAAGTCAAGGCTAAATTATCTCAAGAAGCCGTCAAATCAGACATTAATTTGCATCGTTTGGTATGCCAGGCCAATCTGTTGGATAACCTTATAGATGATTTGAACAGATACGACAAAACCCCAGATCCTTATAGCTCTTCACATAAGGTATCCTACGAGTCAATCAACACGGAGTCGGATCCGTATTCGCTGTTGGATGTAATGAACGACAAGcagaatttcaaaagtgGTGCTATCAGCGATGAAGATGGTCTAAAGTATGAGATAGTTTATACCTCGGATGATTCTGACAGTGAtgaaagtgatgatgatgaaggtgGTGATGATGTTTTTTACCATGATGGTGAAGACGAAGCTATTACTGATAGCAGTCATTTAGGCCAAACCGAGGTTGATATTTGCTCGGCCCTAGACAATCTAAACATTAAAGCGAAACCTGGATCCCCCATctatcaaattgaaaacagatGCTTTTCTAATAGCATTAATCGAACAGACGACACAACTGTCGAATATACTCTAGCATCTTCTGATTCTGAAGATGATTCAGATTACTCTTCGGACTCAGAAGGCGACACTTATGAGATGAATAGCATGTATGCCTTGAC
Encoded proteins:
- a CDS encoding uncharacterized protein (PKUD0D04030; similar to Saccharomyces cerevisiae YDL102W (POL3); ancestral locus Anc_2.351), coding for METRLNELNYRPRQSRSSKKKGKKPYSFYNMGTKREHDNELEVDIYELENSKKQLTPDVATKEGFIVPIKNPDITTQTIHKKLNSNETDAEPSTFEKELLTMTQNATNDPSTRSPMQVWTRPDLEHNFDPTTHEIIFQQLDAEETSIYVDGKEEGCVRFFGITDTGHSVLCNVLGFRHYFYVPAPRGFPSEFQEFTKYLQNQYSGMIEDVKIEMKESIWEYHGGQKIPFLKIILTNPRFAGKVRTGFERGEVQFRELFNPTGTISFDNLQYLLRMMVDCKITGMSWLSCPANRYTVIQPNEKVSTCQLEVSINYEDLISHKPEGKYLSMAPLRVLSFDIECAGRKGIFPEPEIDSVIQIANVVSKVGDSIPFIRNVFTVKSCSPIVGSEVFSYEDEGEMLMKWRDFIVKCDPDVIIGYNIVNFDLPYLINRAKALKLDKFPYFGRLFNSKQEIKDSVFSSRAYGTRESKVINTEGRMQLDLLQFIQREFKLRSYTLNAVSSHFLGEQKEDVHHSIITILQEGDSETRRRLAVYCLKDAFLPLRLMEKLMCLVNYTEMARVTGVPFSFLLSRGQQIKVISQLFRKCLDLDIVIPNMKTENVNEEYEGATVIEPVRGYYDVPIATLDFASLYPSIMMAHNLCYTTLLNKKTIERLGLKEGDDYTKTPSGEYFIKSHHRKGILPIILEELLGARKQAKRDLKNETDEFKKQVLNGRQLALKISANSVYGFTGANIGKLPCLQISSSVTAFGREMIEATKNAVQEKYSIKNGYKYDAKVIYGDTDSVMVKFGFPDIETCMKFGEEAAEYVSKLFIDPIKLEFEKVYFPYLLINKKRYAGLYWTNPNKFDKMDTKGIETVRRDNCRLVQNVITRVLELILEDRNVEEAEEYVKRTIADLLQNKVDLSQLVISKQLSRQDYANKQPHVELAERMRKRDAGSAPNVGDRVAYVIIKTAAGDKNYEKSEDPLYVLDHGLPIDTKYYLDNQLSKPLTRIFEPILGDKRTRELLHGSHTRIVKVGGGAKGGGLLMKFAKKSNSCKGCKANIPDNETLCKNCKSRSGEIYGAALAKMNVMEERFSKLWTECQRCQGSLYQEVLCENKDCPIFYMRTKAQKDVLHQSEELQKWDSSSW
- a CDS encoding uncharacterized protein (PKUD0D04040) — translated: MLSVYPTMSYPSTKIAQAYLLASKVKAKLSQEAVKSDINLHRLVCQANLLDNLIDDLNRYDKTPDPYSSSHKVSYESINTESDPYSLLDVMNDKQNFKSGAISDEDGLKYEIVYTSDDSDSDESDDDEGGDDVFYHDGEDEAITDSSHLGQTEVDICSALDNLNIKAKPGSPIYQIENRCFSNSINRTDDTTVEYTLASSDSEDDSDYSSDSEGDTYEMNSMYALTREHSQDVHFPQFTEVTTEVENRSEENENCTETDSSSDEDLSSLSNCSSVASFDNFEYIENSDLKTLSDLKLSVFSSPQVDSTDEFV
- a CDS encoding uncharacterized protein (PKUD0D04020; similar to Saccharomyces cerevisiae YGL141W (HUL5); ancestral locus Anc_2.335), whose amino-acid sequence is MSFNFTGTTGRKRNINLGGRSLTTKNKSIFLKTAQLERERRERQRTEMQSAVFIQSACRRYLDLKRTRGALSESWGTDGSIGSFVFFFPYVVKEQDKNRSIEQLRIIESIVSGLSEHDLEKLIETLALTFTKLGDPSSSPVLSLSILKVMDVIFEKLPKFELHCSLAQQFAKCLLKAYIGELKQALYYIMKFSEHLPYTSSIETLTYKFIDPLADSSKNKWNIEYDKFLMYILKNPDSEQCFKTLDQTSAITLVVRLSESIHTYPELVISKEAIYPYFFRNVAFLLDLVDYPILVQSEEEMAVDYKSTLVIPNRDFESLKLLYETAEFDKFQRLQPSNDILLDYISSLLHFSSLIKNDRSNTLKLRVDLNWILRDKNSFLISECFNRLSVSKLANDFLNFAELQKFIKVQEYNKWWNAMLIFQEYLLNLLTFSTNENFFSLLVISKEQFLAYTNFLKVFVSEILLKYRDVKIENQSRKFFLSSFKKLLTLLHGLYMKDLKLKFTSDYNSKSYNNKGSFWILSKFDLDINSVVNIVPIIDQLHQSLLEYDEGEQENNEENDYLREPHLLSFLKSSPPKKVIDSLYLLTYAPYMIPFEKRAEIFHAFIEYDKRDNDINSWFPTKIEGVISRDNILFDAYKYYGKTRGKDFKRPFAVQFINHFGEAEAGIDGGGLTKELLTSVVSCAMTPSESNRQANRGLEFFRIGTDYHLYFNPEFYFKLYYEREQHSKVPYACSNEEYLHMCHFLGMVIGKCLYSNILLDVSFTSFFLITCAKMGGQYFRNLVGDKVDFIGYSVSLDELKNIDEALYQSVNYILKQTEESKFKSMGIQFSVDDEFYDINGKNYHVSIPLLRNKDGSVVEVTNGNKMQFARMLASFKLSKQNKLEMKSFVDGLFQVIRPHWLLLFNPIELQTLISGDDEIDIEDLRRNVVYGGGYTEEDQTIKDLFEILHEFNHENRSKFIKYVTSSSKQPLLGFKELDPHFGIFNAGADTNRLPTASTCVNLLKLPNYKDKDQLRRKLLYAITSNAGFDLS